The proteins below are encoded in one region of Cucurbita pepo subsp. pepo cultivar mu-cu-16 chromosome LG10, ASM280686v2, whole genome shotgun sequence:
- the LOC111804369 gene encoding 1-aminocyclopropane-1-carboxylate synthase CMA101-like has product MRMLSTKATCNSHGQDSSYFLGWEAYEKNPFDEASNPKGIIQMGLAENQLSFDLLESWLTKNPDAASFKRDGQSIFRELALFQDYHGLPAFKKALVEFMAEIRGNKVTFEANNIVLTAGATSANETLMFCLAEAGDAFLLPTPYYPGFDRDLKWRTGVEIVPIHCTSSNAFQVTQPALEQAYKEAEARNLRVKGVLVTNPSNPLGTTMSRHELDLVFDFITSKGIHLISDEIYSGTVFGSPGFVSAMEVLRERSSEEEEVWKRVHIVYSLSKDLGLPGFRVGAIYSNDDMVVAAATKMSSFGLVSSQTQYLLSAMLSDKKFTRNYITENQRRLKQRQKMLVSGLEKAGINCLDSNAGLFCWVDMRHLLESDTFESELELWKKIVYEVGLNISPGSSCHCSEPGWFRVCFANMSESTLKLAIRRLKSFVAELRSAASPNAQSQLNNDNKFCKNIKKNIFTKWVFRLSVQEANRKLQHER; this is encoded by the exons ATGAGGATGCTATCCACAAAGGCTACGTGCAACTCCCACGGTCAAGATTCCTCCTACTTCCTAGGGTGGGAGGCTTATGAGAAGAATCCCTTTGATGAGGCTTCTAATCCCAAGGGCATAATTCAGATGGGTCTTGCGGAGAATCAA CTATCATTTGACCTTCTTGAATCATGGCTCACAAAGAACCCTGACGCCGCCAGCTTCAAACGAGATGGCCAATCCATTTTCAGGGAGCTCGCTCTCTTCCAAGATTACCACGGCTTACCCGCATTCAAAAAGGCATTGGTTGAATTTATGGCGGAAATTAGAGGGAACAAAGTAACATTTGAGGCTAATAACATAGTCCTCACAGCTGGCGCAACTTCAGCCAATGAGACACTTATGTTCTGCCTTGCCGAGGCTGGCGATGCTTTTCTCCTCCCAACTCCATACTATCCAGG ATTTGATAGAGATTTGAAATGGAGAACCGGCGTTGAGATTGTACCAATTCATTGCACCAGCTCCAACGCCTTCCAAGTCACCCAACCGGCTCTAGAACAAGCCTATAAAGAAGCCGAAGCTCGCAACCTACGTGTCAAAGGCGTGTTGGTCACAAACCCATCCAACCCATTGGGCACCACAATGAGCCGACACGAACTCGACTTGGTTTTCGACTTTATAACTTCGAAAGGCATTCACTTGATCAGTGACGAGATCTACTCTGGGACCGTTTTCGGGTCGCCGGGATTCGTGAGTGCGATGGAGGTGCTTAGGGAGAGGAGTAgcgaggaggaggaggtttGGAAGAGAGTACATATTGTTTACAGTTTGTCAAAGGATTTGGGGCTTCCAGGTTTTCGAGTTGGTGCAATTTACTCCAACGACGACATGGTGGTGGCTGCGGCTACCAAAATGTCTAGCTTTGGATTGGTGTCGTCTCAAACACAATACCTTCTCTCAGCCATGCTGTCCGACAAGAAGTTCACTAGAAACTACATTACCGAGAATCAGAGAAGGCTGAAACAGAGACAAAAGATGCTGGTATCTGGTTTGGAAAAGGCGGGTATTAACTGCCTGGACAGCAATGCAGGGTTGTTCTGttgggtggacatgaggcatTTGTTGGAGTCGGACACGTTTGAATCCGAGTTAGAGCTGTGGAAGAAGATAGTGTACGAGGTGGGTTTGAACATTTCTCCTGGCTCATCCTGCCACTGCTCTGAACCAGGGTGGTTCCGTGTTTGCTTTGCCAACATGTCCGAATCAACATTGAAACTAGCTATTCGAAGATTGAAGTCGTTTGTAGCAGAATTGAGGTCCGCCGCTTCTCCAAACGCTCAGTCACAATTAAACAATGACAACAAATTTTGCAAGAACATcaagaaaaacattttcacCAAATGGGTTTTCCGGCTATCGGTTCAAGAAGCCAACCGCAAGCTGCAACATGAACGATAG
- the LOC111804261 gene encoding transcription factor MYB36-like, with translation MGRAPCCDKANVKKGPWSPEEDARLKAYIEQFGTGGNWIALPRKIGLKRCGKSCRLRWLNYLRPNIKHGGFSEEEDNIICSLYITIGSRWSIIAAQLPGRTDNDIKNYWNTRLKKKLLGKQQREQQAMARRIHTLKQDFDKNMNNVIIHPAAVSMNMNHDYEAPYYPNPNTSGQDVRELIIKMGGRRLVCCDHPFELNPVDEAHQHPSLVFESSNFGQFSGDVQYGMSNKVEDPTAGMFHGTEFGDSLHNLESGLEGSYGMGSSSSVYPPLVSSDFEASHQSFAHNHVFPESTPYCLQ, from the exons atGGGAAGAGCTCCTTGTTGTGACAAAGCCAACGTCAAAAAAGGACCTTGGTCGCCTGAGGAGGATGCCAGACTCAAAGCTTATATTGAGCAGTTCGGCACAGGCGGCAACTGGATAGCCTTGCCTCGCAAAATAG GTCTTAAGCGATGTGGGAAAAGTTGCCGCTTGAGATGGTTGAATTATCTCCGCCCCAACATCAAACATGGAGGGTTCTCAGAGGAAGAGGATAACATCATTTGCAGCCTCTACATAACCATAGGAAGCAg ATGGTCGATAATTGCAGCTCAGTTACCAGGAAGAACGGATAACGACATAAAGAACTACTGGAACacaagattaaagaaaaagcttCTGGGAAAGCAGCAACGTGAGCAACAAGCTATGGCTCGCAGAATTCATACCCTAAAGCAAGATTTTGATAAGAATATGAATAATGTCATCATTCACCCTGCTGCAGTGTCCATGAATATGAATCATGATTATGAAGCCCCATATTATCCAAATCCCAACACAAGCGGGCAAGATGTTAGGGAGTTGATCATTAAAATGGGAGGAAGAAGGTTGGTTTGTTGTGATCATCCATTTGAATTGAACCCAGTGGACGAGGCCCATCAACACCCTTCATTAGTGTtcgaaagttcaaattttggtCAGTTTTCAGGAGACGTGCAATATGGAATGAGCAATAAGGTGGAGGATCCAACAGCAGGAATGTTCCATGGAACTGAATTTGGAGATTCATTGCATAATTTGGAAAGTGGGTTGGAGGGTTCATATGGGATGGGAAGTAGCTCTTCGGTTTATCCTCCCTTGGTTTCCTCAGATTTTGAAGCTTCCCACCAAAGTTTTGCTCATAATCATGTTTTTCCCGAGTCTACACCCTATTGCCTCCAATGA